DNA sequence from the Oreochromis niloticus isolate F11D_XX linkage group LG8, O_niloticus_UMD_NMBU, whole genome shotgun sequence genome:
CACCATCCTCCCGATGGCGGTTCACTTCTCGACCGATCACGGCTTTTGTACTCCGGACCTCGGCTCAGACGCCCGGTGGCTTGGCATCCTCTCTTACACCTTTATCTTGGGTTTCGCTTTACCATTTACAGTTATGACAGGTTTCTACGTGGCACTGCTGCTCGCCTTATGGAGTCAGAAACTCCGAACCGCAGCGGTGAACCTGGAGAGCCAGCAGCTGGAGCGACAGGTCACCAAAATGGTGGTCGCAGTGGTTGTTGTGTTTGGATTGTGCTGGCTGCCGTTTTACACCTTCAACTTCTGTTCTCCATACCAAAACAGCTATGCTGTGACCTTCTTCAGGGCTTTTGAGTTTGTGGTCCTGCTTTCCTACTCATGGAGCTGTGCAAACCCTATCCTGTACGCCTGCCTCTCTGACACCTTCAGGAGGCACTTCCGCACCCTACTCTGCCCCATCACCAAGCCTTCTTCCAGCATGCAGTGCATTCCTGACCAGCAGAACCTAAATGACACAGTTGTGTGTGATGGCACCATTACCCCATAAAGCCAAACGAATTCTGGCTGCATTTTAATTCACTTCCTATTATGATGCACTGCACGATACTTTTGGACTTCTTTCTTTTCAGTTACTCGTATAATGCATTGCAGGTACCTACAATGACTTAGGAAATCACTGTGTGTGCAGCAACTATATTCTTTGTTTATTTCCACAATTGTTTGCCTAATCCAAGTTAAACTTGGCTGGCTTTCTGCTGGCAACCCGAGTAAGTGAAGTGCTGACTTTCAGATCATTTGGATGAACGATTCTCATATTTTGACTAAAAGTTGTTCTCTGCTACCAGTGTTTGCACTAGAACTGCTGACTGCTCCACTCTGTGTGTAGGGGGGATGggcatacacacaaacacagatatgTTAGTCGTTTGTCTTTGTGTGCGCATTCATTGACATTAATGCATTCTCAAGCCTCTTACCGCAAAGTTTATCCATGACAATGAAGTATTTACCCTAGCCTGGGCTGAACTAATCTCCGACTGTAACCCTAAAACAAAGTTAAAGTCATCCAAACAGTTCAGATTTTTCCAGCATTCCATTAAGCTGATGGCCCCAGACTCAAAAGGTAGTTGTCACAAGGACAACTGGACAAGTTTCACtttagttttcttgtgtttggttttctgtgACACTCGCTGATGTTTT
Encoded proteins:
- the LOC102077512 gene encoding somatostatin receptor type 2 yields the protein MNASFLYDADYNQSLVDGDFYWEENLDGFGITMAFLYLVVCVMGLAGNALVIVAILKFDKLSSSTTVYIFNLALADGLFMVGLPFIASQNLMNRWIFGDVACKAVMVLDGINQFTSVFCLTVMSIDRYMALVDPLRFACWRTPRCAKIVSSLLWLFSLLTILPMAVHFSTDHGFCTPDLGSDARWLGILSYTFILGFALPFTVMTGFYVALLLALWSQKLRTAAVNLESQQLERQVTKMVVAVVVVFGLCWLPFYTFNFCSPYQNSYAVTFFRAFEFVVLLSYSWSCANPILYACLSDTFRRHFRTLLCPITKPSSSMQCIPDQQNLNDTVVCDGTITP